From one Streptococcus pneumoniae genomic stretch:
- the cobU gene encoding bifunctional adenosylcobinamide kinase/adenosylcobinamide-phosphate guanylyltransferase gives MGKLILVTGGARSGKSRFTEERIWEKERVCYIATGISKHRDDEWQERVRLHQERRPKAWDTHEQYAQIGEWLAQQDYDYYLLDCATMLTTNVLFDMIEHDFPEKILMDDEHFLTKEEQALVTQKITEEWAAILEVVSKKDMTLYVVTNEIGLGIVPETKLGRYFRDVLGTINQTLAKEASEVYLVICGLSQRLK, from the coding sequence ATGGGTAAGCTCATTTTAGTGACAGGTGGCGCACGCAGTGGCAAATCTCGCTTCACCGAGGAGAGAATTTGGGAGAAGGAAAGGGTCTGCTATATTGCCACAGGTATCAGTAAGCATAGAGATGACGAGTGGCAGGAGCGGGTGCGTCTGCATCAAGAACGCAGACCCAAGGCTTGGGATACCCACGAGCAGTACGCTCAGATTGGTGAATGGCTAGCTCAGCAGGATTATGACTATTATCTGCTGGACTGCGCTACGATGCTCACGACCAATGTCTTGTTTGACATGATTGAACACGACTTCCCAGAAAAAATCCTGATGGATGACGAGCATTTTCTCACCAAAGAGGAGCAAGCTCTCGTCACACAGAAAATAACTGAGGAATGGGCAGCTATTTTAGAGGTTGTATCAAAGAAAGACATGACTCTCTACGTCGTAACCAATGAAATTGGGCTTGGGATTGTACCAGAAACCAAGCTCGGACGCTATTTCAGAGATGTTCTTGGTACAATCAATCAAACATTGGCAAAGGAGGCAAGTGAGGTCTATCTTGTCATCTGTGGACTCTCACAACGATTAAAATGA
- the cobS gene encoding adenosylcobinamide-GDP ribazoletransferase — protein MIQSLIIYTQFFSRIAINKEVDLVYVRKGIPIISLFGLLLGSLSALFFYLVQLVLPDMVAWVLTLLFDVLLTGGFHLDGLADMADGLFSSRNKERMLEIMKDSRIGSNGVLALILYYGLMVISFSYLPEPKWLIVASLTMIGKAGLALQLYQMKYARAAGGSGQFFEGVTIVQIALAQILPILVLGFGFGLKGLLGYALVFGGALLYRQFVYGEIDGHTGDTLGAFVEISHILLLLGLML, from the coding sequence ATGATTCAATCCCTGATTATCTATACCCAATTTTTCAGCCGCATTGCCATCAACAAGGAAGTAGATTTGGTTTATGTGCGAAAGGGCATTCCGATTATTAGCTTGTTTGGGCTTTTACTTGGCTCGCTTTCTGCTCTCTTTTTCTATCTGGTTCAGCTGGTTTTACCAGATATGGTGGCTTGGGTTTTGACCCTTTTATTTGACGTTTTACTGACAGGAGGATTTCACTTGGACGGTCTAGCAGACATGGCAGATGGCTTGTTCTCCTCTCGCAATAAAGAGCGTATGCTTGAGATTATGAAAGACAGTCGCATTGGGAGTAATGGCGTTTTAGCCCTTATTCTCTATTATGGATTGATGGTGATTTCTTTTTCCTATCTGCCTGAGCCCAAGTGGTTGATTGTTGCAAGCCTCACCATGATTGGGAAAGCCGGTCTTGCTTTACAGCTCTATCAAATGAAGTATGCGCGTGCAGCCGGTGGTTCTGGGCAATTCTTTGAAGGAGTTACGATTGTGCAAATCGCTCTTGCTCAAATCCTGCCCATTCTTGTTTTAGGATTTGGCTTTGGGCTAAAAGGTCTCCTTGGCTATGCCTTGGTCTTTGGTGGCGCTCTGCTCTATCGTCAATTTGTCTATGGCGAAATCGATGGGCATACGGGGGATACCTTGGGTGCCTTTGTCGAAATTTCGCATATTTTATTACTCCTAGGACTCATGCTATGA
- a CDS encoding NADH-dependent flavin oxidoreductase, whose protein sequence is METAIQERFVFKNGLRTRNRVILAPMTISCCEPGGYVSQADIDYYARRAEGVGMIITGSAYVHPQGQAFADSFSVAEDDKIEGLSRLATAIQAKGSLAVLQLYHGGRMVLPDVIEQQPVAPSAVKALHGYVDTPRALSYEEVDQVMNDFLAAIGRAIKAGFDGVELHGANTYLIQQFLSPHSNRRRDKWGGTLNNRMRFAKTLLKKAKALVKEKANRLFLIGYRFSPEEIEEPGIQLYDTLQLLEQLIRLDVDYLHMSVNQVFQSSIRNPKEGEPIVHQILKKIDQRVPLIGVGGIQTGKDANQVLAAGIPLFALGKALLLDPDWTQKVVEQREEDIIVRYTDDLQDHLQLPSSFVEELRDYLEDNY, encoded by the coding sequence ATGGAAACAGCTATTCAAGAACGATTTGTCTTTAAGAATGGTTTACGGACCCGCAATCGTGTGATTTTAGCCCCTATGACCATCAGTTGTTGTGAGCCTGGCGGTTATGTATCGCAGGCAGATATTGACTACTATGCGCGTCGTGCAGAAGGGGTAGGGATGATTATCACAGGTAGTGCCTATGTGCATCCCCAAGGACAGGCTTTTGCGGACAGCTTTAGCGTGGCAGAAGATGATAAAATAGAAGGCTTAAGCCGCTTAGCAACAGCTATTCAAGCAAAGGGAAGCCTTGCAGTCCTTCAGCTTTATCACGGAGGTCGTATGGTTCTGCCAGATGTGATCGAACAGCAACCAGTAGCACCAAGTGCTGTTAAGGCCTTGCACGGCTATGTAGATACCCCACGCGCGCTGAGCTACGAAGAAGTCGATCAGGTCATGAATGATTTTCTTGCAGCGATTGGACGAGCCATCAAAGCAGGATTTGACGGCGTTGAGCTCCACGGAGCCAACACCTATCTGATCCAGCAATTTCTCTCCCCTCACTCCAACAGACGTCGGGACAAGTGGGGCGGAACGCTCAATAACCGCATGCGGTTTGCCAAAACCTTACTCAAAAAAGCCAAGGCTTTGGTAAAGGAGAAAGCCAATCGACTTTTTCTCATCGGTTATCGTTTCTCACCTGAAGAGATCGAAGAGCCAGGTATCCAGCTCTATGACACCTTACAGCTCTTAGAGCAACTCATTCGCCTAGATGTTGATTATCTTCATATGTCGGTCAATCAAGTCTTTCAATCGTCGATTCGCAATCCTAAAGAGGGTGAGCCTATTGTCCATCAGATTTTGAAGAAAATTGACCAACGTGTTCCTTTGATAGGCGTTGGAGGTATTCAGACAGGTAAGGATGCTAACCAGGTCCTAGCAGCAGGCATTCCCTTGTTTGCCCTAGGAAAGGCGCTGTTGCTAGATCCTGACTGGACTCAAAAAGTGGTGGAACAAAGAGAAGAAGATATCATTGTGCGCTACACAGATGACTTGCAAGATCATCTGCAACTTCCAAGCTCTTTTGTTGAAGAGCTTCGCGATTATTTAGAAGATAACTACTAA
- a CDS encoding dihydrodipicolinate synthase family protein translates to MTPLNDYHIAVPTAFHKNEDLNIEATFAHIEYLNKLGIKSVLICGSTGEQHSLSLNEKLELIDYLPSLKVDSDFQLIFGVSSIRQIEARELAMKINKIPQISAILIGYSPYVLPTQKEALSYTSAIIEAANKPAIIYNNPLRTGFDLSIKSCIDLISNQLVVGVKEAGDPKKVLKLNEVIDRPLHYFAGGEKDLEQKIRLGYNSLSSIAGNLYPNEVKHWFDSLRANESAQCDHFLKCQIDKLFEKSPLPFIKNEISKIENINFGICRSPIGNENLLEK, encoded by the coding sequence ATGACACCCTTAAATGACTATCATATCGCTGTACCTACAGCTTTTCATAAAAATGAAGATTTGAATATTGAAGCAACATTTGCCCATATTGAGTATTTAAACAAGCTTGGGATAAAATCTGTGTTAATTTGTGGTTCGACAGGTGAGCAGCATTCATTAAGTTTAAACGAAAAACTTGAGTTGATTGATTACTTACCATCTTTAAAAGTTGACTCTGATTTTCAATTAATATTTGGTGTATCTAGTATTAGACAAATTGAGGCGCGAGAGCTTGCTATGAAAATAAATAAGATACCTCAAATATCAGCTATTTTGATTGGCTATTCTCCCTATGTATTGCCAACTCAAAAAGAAGCGTTGTCCTACACATCTGCAATCATTGAAGCAGCTAACAAGCCAGCGATTATCTATAATAATCCTTTGAGAACTGGTTTTGATCTATCAATTAAGTCATGTATTGATTTAATTAGTAATCAGTTAGTAGTAGGAGTGAAAGAAGCTGGGGATCCCAAAAAAGTTTTAAAGTTAAACGAAGTAATTGATAGACCACTTCATTATTTTGCTGGTGGGGAAAAAGACCTAGAACAGAAAATCAGATTGGGATATAATAGTTTATCTTCAATTGCAGGAAATCTATATCCAAATGAAGTTAAACACTGGTTTGATTCATTACGAGCAAATGAAAGTGCTCAGTGCGATCATTTCTTAAAATGCCAAATTGATAAACTATTTGAAAAATCACCACTCCCCTTTATAAAGAACGAAATCTCTAAAATTGAGAACATTAATTTTGGTATATGTAGATCACCTATTGGAAATGAAAATTTACTAGAAAAATAA
- a CDS encoding histidine phosphatase family protein: MKIFLMRHGETDYNKRRCFYGSSDVSINAKGKQQALQLRAIMEGIPLCQIYTSSLRRAKETADIVFGSNSLSLPELNEKGFGKWEGLMADEIEAKFPTEWQAWLKAPFDVTPSQAEKFSHFQQRVWQVTDDLVHRHRTDSIAIVAHLGVLRLIYQRLIDPQAVFWDLDFPQGTVTCFDNRHSSEWHISILNRKEES; encoded by the coding sequence ATGAAGATTTTTCTCATGCGACACGGTGAAACCGATTACAATAAACGAAGGTGCTTTTACGGTAGCAGCGATGTTTCCATCAATGCTAAAGGCAAGCAACAAGCCCTGCAGCTGCGAGCTATTATGGAGGGAATTCCTCTTTGCCAGATTTATACCAGTTCCTTACGACGAGCAAAAGAAACCGCTGACATCGTATTTGGCTCTAACAGCCTGAGCCTTCCAGAACTTAATGAAAAAGGTTTTGGCAAATGGGAGGGCTTGATGGCAGATGAGATTGAAGCGAAATTTCCCACAGAATGGCAGGCTTGGCTAAAGGCTCCCTTTGATGTGACGCCTTCTCAGGCGGAAAAGTTTTCACACTTTCAACAACGTGTTTGGCAAGTGACAGATGACTTGGTTCATCGTCATAGAACGGACAGCATTGCGATTGTCGCTCATTTGGGCGTTCTACGCTTGATTTATCAGCGTTTGATTGATCCACAAGCTGTCTTTTGGGACCTTGATTTCCCCCAAGGAACAGTCACTTGTTTTGACAATCGCCATTCATCTGAATGGCACATCTCTATTTTAAATAGAAAGGAGGAATCTTAA
- the hemB gene encoding porphobilinogen synthase gives MTPFTRHRRLRRTAAMRDMVRETQLSVHDVIQPLFVKEGLEEKQEVASMPGVFQFSLLNLLSEVEECVKLGIQAFIIFGIPAHKDEIGSQASDENGIVQQAIRLIKDHYPEVLLVADTCLCEFTSHGHCGILEGEHVLNDASLERLVEVAVSQARAGADIIAPSNAMDGYVYAIRQGLDKAGFEDIAIMSYAIKFASSFYGPFRDAGESAPAFGDRKTYQMDPANRLEALREARSDEAEGADFLMVKPALAFLDILRDVKNQSNLPLVAYNVSGEYAMIKAAGQNGWIDEERVMLETLLGMKRAGADIIITYFAKDLALYLSKKGV, from the coding sequence ATGACACCATTTACTAGACATCGGAGATTGAGAAGGACAGCTGCTATGCGAGACATGGTGAGAGAAACACAGCTTTCTGTCCATGATGTGATTCAGCCCTTATTTGTCAAGGAAGGTTTGGAAGAAAAACAAGAAGTAGCTTCCATGCCAGGCGTTTTCCAATTTTCCTTGCTAAATTTACTATCAGAAGTTGAGGAATGTGTAAAATTGGGGATTCAAGCCTTTATCATTTTTGGAATTCCTGCTCATAAAGATGAGATTGGCTCGCAAGCATCAGATGAAAACGGCATTGTCCAGCAAGCCATTCGCTTGATAAAAGACCATTACCCAGAAGTGCTCCTTGTGGCAGATACTTGTTTGTGCGAATTTACCAGCCATGGACACTGTGGGATTTTAGAGGGAGAGCATGTGTTAAACGATGCGTCCTTGGAGCGTTTGGTGGAAGTGGCTGTTAGCCAAGCGCGTGCAGGGGCGGATATTATTGCTCCGTCTAATGCCATGGATGGTTATGTTTATGCCATTCGTCAGGGACTTGATAAAGCTGGTTTTGAAGACATTGCCATTATGTCTTATGCGATTAAATTTGCCTCTAGTTTTTACGGTCCTTTTCGAGATGCAGGAGAAAGTGCTCCAGCCTTTGGAGATCGCAAAACCTATCAGATGGATCCAGCAAATCGTCTAGAAGCGCTCAGAGAAGCGAGAAGCGACGAAGCAGAAGGGGCAGATTTTCTCATGGTCAAACCAGCTCTTGCTTTTTTAGATATTCTGCGTGATGTGAAAAATCAGAGCAACCTGCCGTTAGTAGCCTACAATGTCAGTGGCGAATATGCCATGATTAAGGCGGCAGGGCAAAATGGCTGGATTGATGAGGAAAGAGTGATGTTGGAAACACTGCTTGGTATGAAACGTGCAGGAGCGGACATCATCATTACCTATTTTGCCAAGGATTTAGCTTTATACCTATCAAAAAAAGGAGTCTAG
- the hemL gene encoding glutamate-1-semialdehyde 2,1-aminomutase, which produces MSIEASKQAFEEAQSIFPGGVNSPVRAFKAVGGSPIFIDKAKGAYLYDVDGNRYIDYVLSWGPMILGHAKDEVIEAVKEAVEKGTSYGAPSPLETRLGKLLQERVPYLERLRMVSSGTEATMSAIRVARGVTKRDKIVKFIGCYHGHSDAFLVQAGSGVATFGLPNSPGVPAATAQDTLTLPYNDKDALRECFEQQGAEIAGVIIEGVAGNMGLIPADKDFIQLIRDLTQQYGALFIMDEVMTGFRASYTGATGLYQVEPDLLCLGKVVGGGFPVAVFGGKKEYMDAVAPLGAIYQAGTLSGNPIAMTAGYETVKGLTLELFKQMEERVDQLCHGLKDLAKRYQVPLQVVHCGTMFGFFFNPHPVRNFEDSKNSDQELFARVHKALLAKGIYLAPSQYESNFMSTAHTKEDIEVTLSAFEEVFGEIYG; this is translated from the coding sequence ATGAGTATTGAAGCATCAAAACAGGCCTTTGAAGAGGCGCAAAGCATTTTCCCTGGTGGAGTCAATAGCCCTGTTCGTGCCTTTAAGGCAGTGGGGGGAAGTCCTATTTTTATTGACAAGGCTAAGGGAGCTTATCTTTACGATGTCGATGGCAACCGCTATATTGATTATGTCTTGTCTTGGGGACCGATGATTTTGGGGCATGCCAAGGATGAGGTCATTGAAGCGGTCAAAGAAGCCGTGGAAAAAGGGACAAGTTACGGAGCTCCTAGTCCTTTAGAGACACGCTTAGGAAAACTTCTACAAGAACGAGTGCCTTACTTAGAACGTTTGCGGATGGTCAGCTCTGGAACAGAAGCAACCATGAGTGCCATTCGAGTCGCTAGAGGTGTAACCAAGCGAGATAAGATTGTTAAATTCATCGGCTGCTACCACGGTCATAGCGATGCCTTTTTAGTGCAGGCAGGCTCTGGTGTAGCAACGTTTGGTCTGCCCAACTCTCCTGGTGTCCCAGCAGCAACAGCACAAGATACCTTAACACTTCCCTACAATGATAAAGACGCCCTCCGAGAGTGTTTTGAGCAGCAAGGAGCGGAGATTGCAGGCGTTATCATTGAAGGCGTTGCAGGAAATATGGGGCTTATCCCAGCAGATAAAGACTTTATCCAACTCATTCGCGATTTGACTCAGCAATACGGAGCACTCTTTATCATGGATGAGGTCATGACAGGATTTCGAGCGAGTTATACAGGGGCTACGGGATTGTATCAAGTAGAGCCTGATTTGCTTTGTCTTGGGAAAGTCGTTGGCGGTGGATTTCCTGTTGCCGTATTTGGCGGGAAAAAAGAATATATGGATGCCGTGGCACCTCTTGGAGCTATTTACCAAGCAGGGACTTTATCGGGCAATCCAATCGCTATGACAGCAGGTTATGAAACGGTCAAAGGCTTGACACTTGAGCTTTTCAAACAAATGGAGGAGCGTGTAGATCAGCTCTGCCATGGTCTAAAAGATTTGGCTAAGCGCTATCAAGTCCCGCTTCAAGTCGTTCATTGCGGCACCATGTTTGGCTTCTTCTTTAACCCACATCCAGTCCGAAATTTTGAAGATTCCAAAAACAGTGATCAAGAGCTCTTTGCACGAGTACACAAAGCCTTGCTTGCTAAAGGAATCTACCTAGCACCTTCACAATATGAGTCAAACTTCATGTCCACTGCTCATACCAAGGAGGATATTGAAGTGACACTTTCAGCCTTTGAAGAAGTATTTGGAGAGATTTATGGGTAA